GGCTCGAGCTGCTCGCGCCAGTCAATCTCAACATCGTCTGCTTCCGCTACCGCTCACCCGACGCAGACGAGATCAATCGCGAGATCGTCGCCGACATCCAGGTATCAGGCATCGCCGCGCCCTCGAGCACGACGATTGACGGCCAGTTCGCGATCCGCGCGGCGATCGTCAATCACCGTACGGATGTGACCGACATCGATGCGCTGGTTGCCGCCGTGCTGGATTTCGGTGCGCGACGATCGGGCGGTAACCTGATCGAGATTGAATCGCCGCCGCTCGCTGCGCCGTAGCCTTGCGCACGGCCTGGAACGAGATCGGCCCCGGAGATGATCCGGGGCCGACTTGTTCGTCGAGAAAATGGGCGATGATCGAAAGACAGCTCTCAGGCGGCCGAGCTGACGCCGTCCTTGGGATGCGTGGCGTCGTACTGGTCCTTCAGCTTCGCTTCATAGGCGATCAGCTTGCGCGCTTCCTTCAGCGCCCGGTAGAGATCGCCGCTCATGATGTTGTTGTTGATGCCTTCGATGATTGGCCAGGAGCTCGGCACGGCGCTCATGATCTCGCGCACCAGATTGAAGTAGGTGCCGTGCTGGCTCTGCGGGTCCGGCGAGATGTACATCAGTTGCACGGCCAGATAGACGAGCTTGGCCGGCGTGTCGGCGGTCTCGGGCGTCAGGATGTCGCGTTCGCGCAGGATCGGCACGTTCTCGCCGTCGATGAGGAGGCGGGCGCGCTGGTCGGTGTTGGTGATTACGCAGTTGCCGACGATGATGCGTTCGTGCGGTCTGAGCTCGACTTTGAGAGCCATGCCTGTTCTCCATCAACCCTTTTGTAACGAGCCTCGCGCGTGCCCACGTAATGACGGCTGTCGGTCTGATTTGGGACTGATCCTTGCCGAATGTGGTTAACGGGTCGTAAACATCTGACCCCGTCGCCGAAAATCGAACAATTTCAATGCGCTGGCGGTCACAAAAGCCGAGTTTGAAACCTCGTGAGCAGCCGCCATCGGCCCGACGCGGACAAACCGGCGGTTTCATTTCACGGATTGTTAGAGGCTTGGACGCACCGTCCGCCCGTCGTTTGATCAATCTCGGTCAAACAGGACGCGTAGCTACCAGAAAGGTAACAGTATGTCCGGTATCGTTCTCTCTGCGTCGGTTCGCCAGAACCTGCTTTCTCTCCAGTCCACCGCCGACCTCCTCGCCACCACCCAGTCCCGTCTGTCGACCGGCAAGAAGGTGAACACGGCGCTCGACAATCCGACCAACTTCTTCACCGCCCAGTCGCTCGACAACCGCGCCAGCGACATCAACAATTTGCTCGATGGCATTGCCAACGGTGTGCAGGTGCTCCAGGCCGCCAACACCGGCATCACTTCGCTGTCGAAGCTGCTGGACTCCGCGAAGTCGATCGCCAACCAGGCGCTCCAGACCACGGTCGGTTATTCGACCAAGTCGAACGTCTCGACCACGATTGCGGGCGCGACGGCCTCCGACCTGCGCGGCACAACGACCTACTCCAGCACGAGCGCACTGACCAACGTGCTGTTCTCGGGCGCTGCGGGCGGTGCAACGGCCGCGACCGGCAGCACCACGCTGGGGGGCACCGTGAGCACCTTTACCGCCGTCACTGCCGTCAACGACACGTCGGCTGCTGCAATCACGACCGCCACCAAGCTGTTTGACGCGGCCACCGGCTTGACCACTGGTGCCAACACCAAGTTCACCGACGGTACCAGCTTCACCGTCAACGGTCATACGATCACGATCTCGGCGACCGCGGTTCCCGCGGCTGCATCCGCGCCAGCTGGCTATGGCGTCACCGGCAACATCGCCACGGACGGCAATGGCAACTCGATCGTCTACACGGGCACGAGCGCGACCTCTTCGACCGCAACCGTCGGTGACCTCCTGAATGCGATCGACGTCGCCAGCGGCGCCCAGAATGCGGTCGTCGCCTCGGGTTCGGCTACCCTGAGCACGCCGACCGGCAACACTGCGGCGGCGATCACCGCCGGCAAGATCACCTTCACGACCTCGACCGGCGGCGATCTCAACATCACCGGCAAGGCCGACATCCTGAAGGCCCTGGGTCTGACCACCGCAACCGGCTCGGGCAATGCCACGGTCTCGGCGGCTCGCACCACCAGCTCGGGCTCGCTCGGCACGCTGATCTCCGATGGGTCCACGCTGAACGTCAACGGCAAGACCGTTACGTTCAAGAACGCGGTGGTGCCTGCCGCCGCCAACGTTCCGACCGGCTCCAGCATTGCCGGCACGGGCAGCAACGTCGTGACTGACGGCAACGGCAATTCGACGGTGTATCTGCAGGCGGCGACGGTTGCCGACGTGCTGACCGCGGTCGATCTCGCCACCGGCGTGCAGTCGGTCAAGTCCGTCGCCTCAGGCACTGCGACCCTGCAGACCGCTTCCGGTGCGACGAACTCCTCGATCGTCGCCGGCGCACTGCACATCTCGACCGGTGCGAACTCGGATCTGTCGATCACCGGTACGGGCAATGCGCTGGCCTCGCTCGGCCTGACCGGTTCGACCGGCACCGGCACCGCCTTCACGGCGAGCCGCAGCGCGGCGTCCGGCGGCGTCTCGGGCAAGACCTTGACCTTCTCCTCCTTCAACGGCGGTACGGCGGTCAACGTCACCTTCGGCGACGGCACCGGCGGCACGGTCAAGACGCTCGATCAGCTCAACACGCAGCTTCAGGCCAATAACCTGACCGCCACGATCGACGCGAACGGCCTGCTCACGATCTCGGCGACCAACGACTACGCGTCCTCGACGATCGGATCTGCCACCGCTGGCGGTACGATTGGCGGCACGATCACCACTGCACTGAGCTGGTCGAACGCGACTGCGCCGGTTGCTGACTCTGTTGCCCAGGCCACTCGTACCAACCTGGTGTCGCAGTACAACAACATCATGACGCAGATCGACACGACCTCGCTGGACGCTTCGTTCAACGGCGTCAACCTGCTCAACGGCGACCAGCTCAAGCTGGTGTTCGACGAGACCGGCAAGTCCAACCTGAGCATCACCGGCGTGACCTTCAACTCGAAGGGTCTGGGTCTGGCCGGGCTGGTGCAGGGCACCGACTTCATCGACAACGCCGCGACCAACAAGGTGCTGACCAAGCTGAACACGGCCTCGAGCACGTTGCGCTCGGAAGCCTCGACGCTCGGTTCGAACCTCTCCGTGGTGCAGGTGCGTCAGGACTTCAACAAGAACCTGATCAACGTGCTGCAGACCGGTTCGTCCAACCTGACGCTGGCCGACACCAACGAGGAAGCGGCCAACAGCCAGGCGCTCTCGACCCGCCAGTCGATCGCCGTCTCGGCGCTGTCGCTCGCCAACCAGTCGCAGCAGAGCGTGCTTCAGCTGCTCCGCTAATAGTGGCAGACATCGCAATCAAGTCATGGCGGCGGGGCTTGGCCCCGCCGCTTTGTTTTTGCGCAGCCGATCGAGAGGTGGTCTGGCGGCTCTGAAAAAGTAACTGTTGGTTATGGTTAACGGGGAGCAAACGCCGAAAAAACGTGAAGAGTTTCAAATCGATCGTCACCGATCTCGACGCGCTCGCGCAGCCTTATGGTGAACCGGCGCTTACGGCTCGCGAGCAGGTTTCACCCTTTGTTAGCCATGTCCCCTCAGGCTGTGCCCGTCACTCGATCCGAAGCGATCGAACGAAGACGCGTAAACCAGAAGGGTAAGAGTCATGTCCGGTATTGTTCTCTCTGCGTCGGTTCGCCAGAACCTGCTTTCTCTCCAGTCCACCGCCGACCTCCTCGCCACCACCCAGTCCCGTCTGTCGACCGGCAAGAAGGTGAACACGGCGCTCGACAATCCGACCAACTTCTTCACCGCCCAGTCGCTCGACAACCGCGCCAGCGACATCAACAATTTGCTCGATGGCATTGCCAACGGTGTGCAGGTGCTCCAGGCCGCCAACACCGGCATCACTTCGCTGTCGAAGCTGCTGGACTCCGCGAAGTCGATCGCCAACCAGGCGCTCCAGACCACGGTCGGTTATTCGACCAAGTCGAACGTCTCGACCACGATTGCGGGCGCGACGGCCTCCGACCTGCGCGGCACCACGACCTACTCCAGCACGAGCGCACTGACCAACGTGCTGTTCTCGGGCGCTGCGGGCGGTGCAACGGCCGCAACCGGCAGCACCACGCTGGGGGGCACCGTGAGCACCTTTACCGCCGTCACTGCCGTCAACGACACGTCGGCTGCTGCAATCACGACCGCCACCAAGCTGTTTGACGCGGCCACCGGCTTGACCACTGGTGCCAACACCAAGTTCACCGACGGTACCAGCTTCACCGTCAACGGTCATACGATCACGATCTCGGCGACCGCGGTTCCCGCGGCTGCATCCGCGCCGGCTGGCTATGGCGTCACCGGCAACATCGCCACGGACGGCAATGGCAACTCGATCGTCTACACGGGCACGAGCGCGACCTCTTCGACCGCAACCGTCGGTGACCTCCTGAATGCGATCGACGTCGCCAGCGGCGCCCAGAATGCGGTCGTCGCCTCGGGTTCGGCTACCCTGAGCACGCCGACCGGCAACACTGCGGCGGCGATCACCGCCGGCAAGATCACCTTCACGACCTCGACCGGCGGCGATCTCAACATCACCGGCAAGGCCGACATCCTGAAGGCCCTGGGTCTGACCACCGCAACCGGCTCGGGCAATGCCACGGTCTCGGCGGCTCGCACCACCAGCTCGGGCTCGCTCGGCACGCTGATCTCCGATGGGTCCACGCTGAACGTCAACGGCAAGACCGTTACGTTCAAGAACGCGGTGGTGCCTGCCGCCGCCAACGTTCCGACCGGCTCCAGCATTGCCGGCACGGGCAGCAACGTCGTGACTGACGGCAACGGCAATTCGACGGTGTATCTGCAGGCGGCGACGGTTGCCGACGTGCTGACCGCGGTCGATCTCGCCACCGGCGTGCAGTCGGTCAAGTCCGTCGCCTCAGGCACTGCGACCCTGCAGACCGCTTCCGGTGCGACGAACTCCTCGATCGTCGCCGGCGCACTGCACATCTCGACCGGTGCGAACTCGGATCTGTCGATCACCGGCTCGGGCAATGCGCTGGCCTCGCTCGGCCTGACCGGTTCGACCGGCACCGGCACCGCCTTCACGGCGAGCCGCAGCGCGGCGTCCGGCAGCATCTCGGGCAAGACCTTGACCTTCTCCTCCTTCAACGGCGGTACGGCGGTCAACGTCACCTTCGGCGACGGCACCAATGGCACCGTCAAGACCCTGGACCAGCTCAATACCAAGCTTCAGGCCAACAACCTTGCTGCGACCATCGACGCCAACGGCCTGCTCACGATCTCGGCGACCAACGACTACGCGTCCTCGACGATCGGTTCGGCCGTCGCCGGTGGTGGAATCGGCGGCACGATCACGACGGCCCTGACCTGGACAAATGCGACGACGCCGACTGTTGACGCGGTTGCCCAGGCGACCCGCTCCAACCTGGTGTCGCAGTACAACAACATCATGTCGCAGATTGACACCACTTCGGTCGACTCGTCCTTCAATGGTGTCAACCTGCTCAACGGCGACCAGCTCAAGCTGGTGTTCGACGAGACTGCGAAGTCGAGCCTGAGCATCACCGGCGTGACCTTCAACTCGAAGGGGCTGGGTCTGGCCGGGCTGGTGCAGGGCACCGATTTCATCGACAACGCGGCCACCAACAAGGTCTTGGTCAACCTCAACGCGGCCTCTAGCACGCTGCGTTCGGAAGCCTCGACCCTCGGTTCGAACCTCTCCGTCGTGCAGGTACGTCAGGACTTCAACAAGAACCTGATCAACGTGCTCCAGACCGGCTCGTCCAACCTGACGCTGGCCGACACCAACGAGGAAGCGGCCAACAGCCAGGCGCTGTCGACCCGCCAGTCGATCGCGGTGTCCGCGCTGTCGCTGGCCAACCAGTCGCAGCAGAGCGTGCTCCAGCTGCTTCGCTAATAAGCGGCTGAAATCACGAAACTAAAACCGGCGGCGGGGCTTCGGTCCCGCCGCTTTTTGCTGCCGTTAGTTAGGGCCGCGAAGATTCCGTGTTTCCGGGCCGGGAAGGGCGCTAACCCGGCATTAACCCTATCCCTTAAGTCGGCGTTAACCATACTTTAAAGGACAGCCCCTAAAACTGGACCAAAGCCCGCTTTCCAGATCGGCGAGCCCGATTCGTATCCGGTTCAAAAGGAAGACCCGCCAATGTCCAACATCGTTCTCTCGGCGTCCGTTCGCCAGAACCTGTTGTCGCTGCAATCGACGGCCGACCTGCTGGCCACGACGCAGCAGCGCCTGGCGACCGGCAAGAAGGTCAACACGGCGCTGGACAACCCGACCAACTTCTTCACGGCGCAGGGGCTGGACAACCGGGCAAGCGACATCAGCAACCTGCTCGACGGCATCAACAACGGCGTGCAGGTGCTGCAAGCCGCGAATACCGGCATCACCTCGCTGCAAAAGCTGATCGACAGCGCGAAGTCGATCGCCAACCAGGCGCTGCAGACGACCGTTGGATACTCGACCAAGTCGAACATCTCGACCACGATTCCCGGCGCGAGCCCCGCGGACCTGCGCGGCACCACGAGCTATACGAACGCAACCGCGAGCGGCAACGTCGTCACGAACGGCACGGCCGGCGGTACGAACCCCATCACCACGGCGACCACGCTGGGCGGTATCTCGCAGTCGCTGGTCGGCGCGGCGGCTCCGGACGGTGCGGGTAATGCGGCCAGCCTGGCCCCGGGCCTCACCCTGCTCGGTCCGTCCAGCGCGAGCACGATTGCGGCGAACGGTGCGCCATCGGACGGCGACGTACTCATCGTCGACGGCAAGACCATCACGTTCCGGGCCGGCAATGTTCCGGCGGCCGCCAACGTTCCCGCCGGCTCCGGCTTCAGCGGCAACATCGTCACCGACGGCAACGGCAACTCGACCGTTTACATGGGGACGAGCGGCGCCCCGACCGGCACGGTTCAAGACGTGCTGAATGCGATCGACCTGGCAAGCGGCGTTCAGAAGGCCGCGATCACGGGCGGCACCGCAACGCTGTCGAACTCTTCGGGCTCCAACGCCTCCATCGCCGCCGGTGTCCTCACGCTCACCACCGGCACGGGCGCCGACCTCAGCGTCACCGGCAAGGCCGACTTCCTGAAGGCGCTCGGCCTGACCACGGCGACCGGCTCCGGAAACGTCACCGTCACCAAGCCGCGCCAGACGACGGCAGCCACGCTGGGCACGCTGGTTCAGGACGGCTCCACGCTCAACGTCGACGGCAAAACCATCGCATTCAAGAACGCGGCGGCACCTGCCGCCGCTCCGTCAGGCTCCACCAAAATCGGCAACCTTGTGACGGACAACACCACCGGCAACACGGTGGTCTATCTCCAGGGTGGCAACATTCAAGACACGCTGAATGCGATCGACCTCGCCACCGGTGCCGGCACCATCAGCGCCGGCAACGTGGTGGCGGCAAGCGGTTCGTCGCTCTCGTCGATTGTCAACGGGACACTCAAGCTCAGCACCGGCACCTCGGCGGACCTGTCGATCACCGGCACCGGGAATGCCTTGTCGGCGTTCGGTCTGACCGGTGCGACCGGCACGGGCACCGCCTTCACCGCGAGCCGCGCTCCGGGAACGGGCAGCATCTCTGGCAAGACCCTGACCTTCACCTCCTTCAACGGCGGCAAGCCTGTGAACGTCACCTTCGGCGACGGCACCAACGGCACTGTCAAGACGCTCGATCAGCTCAACTCCCAGCTCCAGGCCAACCATCTGACGGCGACGATCGACGCCAACGGCGTGCTCACGATCACGACCGTCAACGAATACGCCTCCTCGACGCTCGGCTCCGTGACCGCCGGCGGCGTGGTCGGCGGTACGATCACCGGCGTGGTCTCCTTCACGACCGCGCAGCCGCCGATCCAAGATCCGGTCGCGCAGACTGCGCGCTCGAACCTGGTCAACCAGTTCAACAACATCCTGGCGCAGATCGACACCACCTCGCAGGACTCGTCCTTCAACGGCGTCAATCTGCTCAACGGCGATACGTTGAAGCTCATCTTCAACGAAACGGGCAGCTCCACGCTCAGCATCAACGGCGTCGTCTTCAACGCGGCGGGCCTCGGCCTCAGCAACCTCGTCAACGGCGTCGACTTCATCGACAACGGCGCCACCAACAAAGTGCTCACGAGCCTCAACGCGGCCTCGAGCACGCTGCGGTCGGAGGGCTCCGCGCTCGGTTCGAACCTGTCGATCGTGCAGGTGCGCCAGGACTTCTCGAAGAACCTGATCAACGTGCTGCAGACCGGCTCGTCCAACCTCACTCTGGCCGACACCAACGAGGAAGCGGCCAACAGCCAGGCGCTGTCGACCCGCCAGTCGATCGCGGTCTCCGCGCTGTCGCTGGCCAACCAATCGCAGCAGAGCGTGCTGCAGCTCCTCCGCTAAGCGTGACGCCGGCGATCGAAGCGAATGGAATTACGGCGAGGCCAATGCCTCGCCGTTTTTTTTGAACGAGATCGCTAACACTCGATTAGAAATCAGCGCATAACGGACGCGGTTGTTTACAGTGCACGCAACCCGAACTTAGCCTTGACGTGAGCGAAGAATCTTCGGCCCGTAATTGTCCGGAGTCATTCCGCGCTCTCACGTAAGCAAATCTTAAGCGGTGCTGCCTAGGGTTGGGAAAGAAATCCTTAAGCCCGTTCAACGGGCTAGGTAAAACCTCCAAGGTGTGATTGATGTCGAATTCTGCTGCTTCGGCCTACGCGCGTGTCGCTACGACCACTGCATCTCCTCGCGACATCGAGGCGCAGACGCTGCTGAAGGCCGCGAACAAGCTGCAGGACGCGATCAATAGCGCCGATCCGCTCAGCGAGCAGACCACGCAGGCGCTGATGTTCAATCGCAAGCTCTGGACGATCTTCCTGAGCGAAGCGATGCGAGACAACAATCCGCAGCCGCTCGACGTCCGCCAGAAGATCGCCAATATCAGCGTGTTCGTTCTGAGTCAGACTGCAGCGCTCCAGATGAGCCCGCAGTTCGATCACTTCCGTCCGCTGATCGAGATCAACCGCAACATCGCTGCCGGGCTTTCGGGGCGGCCGTAGGAGGTTCGTCGTGGCCGACCTCATGAGCATCCTGTCGACGTCGTACAAAGCGGCCGGCGTATCCACTCCCAGCAAGACCAAATACGTCGCCGTTGATCCGACGCTCTACAAGGGCACCTGGACGGGCAAATATCCCGACGGCAAGACGTTCTCGCTTGCCATCTCGAATGTCGACGGCTTTCGCGCGCAGGTCAGGTATCAGAGCGGCAGCACGACGCAGTATCAGCAGGTGCTGATCAAGGACAGCTCATTTCGCTTCGGCAATACGAAGTTCACGCTGACAAATATCGGCAAGGCGCAGATCAAGAATGTCGTGACCGATCCTGCGACCGGCTCGACCTATCTCGATACGGCTCAGGCCACGCTGGACGCCTAGGCGCTGCGGTCGGTCGAGACCGGACGCGACGGCTCGGACCTGCTCAAATCCAGCGCATGGAAATAGGCGCGACGGCGCAGCATCGCTTCGTCGGGAAATTGCGTCACCACCGCGTCCGTCTTTTCATTGACGACCTGGAAGACGAACGAAGCCGCGGCCTGGTTGAACACGACCTGGCGCGAGACGTTCTCATTGTCCTGCAAATCGTTGCGCGCGGCCGCGCTCGCGTCGCTTGCGGCGACCGTCTGGCTGACCGGTAAATCGGTCTGCACGGCATCGTTCGCCGCCGTGTTCGACGTCGTTACTGACAATATGGGAGCCGGTATCCCCACCGGCCTGATGCTGAAATCTGTACTCACGGCAGCCTCCTGGCCTTGCCCCCGAGTCAAATCCCAACCCGTCTAATCGCGCAACTATGGGCGCCAGGTTTAAAGCTCCAGTTAGGAAACGTACCTAGCCGCGCACCAAGATCGGCGTGCGGTTTTGAGGAAAATTGTCGCTATTTATTGCCGCGATCAGAGCGAGCGGCTGACCGAGAGCGGCGTGATGTGGCGCGGACCCGGTGCCGCGCGCCGGCCGGCGGCAGTGTAGGTGTTCGGCACATTGCGCTTCTGAATCTCGGCGTTGACGCCGCGGATCACGCTTTCGGACACCGCGTGTGCGGTTGCGAGCACGGTGAGGTTGACCTGAAGCATGGCGCGGAACGCATCGTGATGACGGTGCAGCGTCGAGAGCAGCTCGGGCGCGGATTTCGCAAGCTGGGTCTGGTTCGCCTTGAGCTGGCTGACAGCGCCGACGTAGCGGCGGGACAATTCCTGCTTCTTCGAATCAAATGCAAGCGCTTCGCGCAAGCGGCCGGCACGCACCAGTTCGGTCTCCCGCTCGATCAGCCCGAGCAGCGCGTTCATCGCATCCATCAGGTCCTCGGCGAGCTTGCGGGCCTCGGCGCTGCCCGGCGCGCTCGCGCTACCGGGGGCGGCGGCAGCGCGAGGGGCGGGCACCGGCTGACGTGACGAGTTGAAGTGGTTCATGTCGTTTGGACCTTATGCCGTGCGGACGGTTTTCGCCTGCTGCAGGATGAGGGTGCGGTAGACTTCGCTGGCCACGCCGACACCGCCGGCGTTGGCGAAATTCTTCGAGTACTGCTCGGTCAGCATCGAGCGCCACACGCCGGTGCCGACCGTGTCGCCGAACGGACCTTCGCCCTTCAGGCCCGACGTCATCTGCGAGAACATCGCGTTGAGGAACATGCCCTCGAAGTCGGTCGCGGTCTTCTGGGCCTTGGCCTGCTGCTGCGGCGAGACTTTTTGCAGGGCGGCGGCGAGCTCGAAGTCGGGCCTGCCGTTACGGCTCTGCACCGAGAAGGCTGAGGAGGCGATGGGGGCCGAATTGATCGTGCTGGTCTGCATCACATCACCTCGATGTCGGCTTCGATCGCGCCGGCGGCCTTGATCGCCTGGAGGATGCTGATGAGGTCGCGCGGGCCGATGCCGAGGCCGTTGAGGCCGTCGACGAGCTGCTGGAGCGAGACGCCGTCCTTGACGACCGCGAACTTCTTGCCGTCCTCGGTGACGCTGACGCCGGTGCGTGGGGTGACCACGGTGCGGCCGCGCGACAGCGGATTGGGCTGGCTGACTTGCGGGCTCTCGGAAATCGTGACGGTGAGATTGCCCTGCGCGACTGCGACGGTGGCGACGCGGACGTCGCGGCCCATCACGATGATGCCGCTTCGTTCGTCGATGATGATTTTGGCGGCAAGATCGGGATCGACCTGGAGCTGTTCGATCTCGGTGAGGAAGGCGACGACGTTGCCCTTGAACTCGGGCGGGATCGAGAGTTGCACGGTGGAGGGATCGAGCGGCTCGGCGCTCTTGACGCCGAGATAGTCGTTGATGGCGGCGGCGATGCGCTTTGCCGTGGTGAAGTCGGCGTTGCGGAGCGCCAGCCGCACGTTCGGCAGGCGGTTCAGTGCGAACTCGATCTCGCGCTCGATGATGGCGCCGTTGGCGATGCGCCCAACCGTCGGCACGCCGCGGACGATTTTGGCGGCTTCGCCCTCGGCCTGGAAGCCGGAGATCGCCAGCGAGCCCTGGGCGACCGCATAGACGTTGCCGTCGGCACCCAACAGGGGGGTGACGAGCAGGGTGCCGCCCTGCAGATTCTTGGCATCGCCGAGCGCGGACACCGTGACGTCCATGCGCGTGCCTTGCGTCGCGAAGGCAGGCAGATTGCCGGTGACCATGACGGCGGCGACGTTGCCGGTGCGGATGGTGGCGCCGCGGATGTTGACGCCCATGCGCTCGAGCATCGCCTGCAGCGACTGCTTGGTGAAGGGGATGTTGTTGAGCGTGTCGCCGGTGCCGTTGAGGCCGACGACGAGGCCGTAGCCGATGAGCTGGTTCTGCCGGACGCCTTCGATATTGGCGAGGTCCTTGATGCGCGAGGTTGCGCTTGCAGGCGCGGCCGCGAGCGCCAGCGCTGACAGCGCGGCACTTGCCACCCCCAATAACCTTGCCCAACGCACGCCTGGCATCCTCTGCTCCCCGAGGCTCCTTCAGATCTCGGACCGGTTCGACACTCCCATGACGAGCTGGTCCGAACCTCTCTATGCGAGCGCTGTGCCAGCGTGGTGCGGTCAAGCTAGGTGGCTGAATAGGTTGATTAAATTGCGCTTTGTCGGCGCCAGCCGGTGTTCGTCTTAGGAAACGAAACTGCCGCCTGTCGGCAGATTTTGCCGGGCTGTTTACGCCTCGTTAACCATAATGCAGCGAAGCTGCCGCCATCGATCACGCGGATTCCTTCGATGCGCATCTACGGACCGAACGGCACCACGCTTGGAGCGCCCGCCAGCCAGACCAGGCGAACGAGCTCCGGCACCTTCGTGCTGCCTGACACCTCCTCGACACAGGACACCAAGTCCGCATCCGCGCCGAAGGCCGCCGCCAACATCGATGCCCTGCTCGCGCTGCAGGGCATCGAGGAGGATCCGGTCGAGCGGCGCAAGCGCTCGGTCGCCCGTGGCAAGTCCGCGCTCGATGTGCTCGATGATCTCAAGATGGGACTGTTGTCGGGCAATCTCGATGCCTCGACGGTGATGCGCCTGCGCGATGCGGCAGCGAACCTCAAATCGTCCTCCGGCGATCCAGGTCTTGATGCCGTGCTCTCCGAGATCGAGCTCCGCGTCGAGGTTGAACTGGCAAAGGCCGGACAGGGCTGAGCCGCGGGCTCGTTGCCGACCGCGTTCACGTACTACCTCTCAGCGGTCGTCGCCCGGCTTGACCGGGCGACCAGTGCGCTGCGGCCCCTGTTATGAATTACGCTGTTTGGAATACTGGGCGCATTCAACCGGTCAAGCCAGGCATGACAGCGGAGTTTGATGCGCACAGATCGCCTGCGCTCTCACGCTGCTTCCTGCTTCTGCTGCGCGTCGTAGCGGCGCTGAGCGGCGAGGACGTCCTTCAGGTTCTGCTCAGCCCAGTCGCGCAAGGGATCGACCGCGGCTGCGAGCGTCAGCCCGAGCTGCGTGATCGAATACTCGACCGTCACCGGAACGGTTGCCATGGCGCGGCGCTTGATCAGTCCGTCGCGTTCGAGCGATTTGAGAACCTGACTCAGCATCTTCTGCGAAATGCCTTCAATCGTCCGGCGCAACCGATTGAAACGCATCGCCTCCTCGCGCAGCAGCAACAGGATCAGCACAGCCCATTTGTCGCCAACACGATCCAGGATCTGGCGCGTCGGGCAATTGGCTGCGTAGACATCGGGCTTCATGTCTTCGTTCCTCGCGATCCGTTCCGGTTACTCTTGCGTAAGCAGGTAAGGCAAAAGTGCTCTCTTAACACCAGCATCCTTTGCGATATCTAGTTACCACTAGTTACCACAGAAGCAAAGGAGCCTTCCATGAAAATCGCAGTCACCGGGGCCTCGGGCCGGGCCGGTTCGGAGATCACCAAGGAACTGTCCCGCCGCGGGCATATCGTCACCGCGATTGCCCGGAACCCAGAGAGGATCGCCAGCCTGCCAAATGTTACCCCGACCAAGGGCGATGTGCTCGACCAGGCTCGGCTCATTGAGCTGTGGGCCGGGCATGACGTCGCGATCAGTTCCGTACACTTCATGGCCAGTGACCCGCACAAGCTGATTGGCGCTGCCAAGGCCTCCAAGGTCGGCCGCTACATCGTGGTTGGCGGTGCGGGCAGCCTCGAGGTTGCCCCCGGCGTGAAACTGGTCACAACCCCCGGTTTTCCCGCGCAATACAAGGCAGAAGCGGAGAAAGGTTCCGCATTCCTGGACCTGTTGCGGCAGGAAAAGGAGCTGAACTGGACCTTCATCTC
This genomic interval from Bradyrhizobium sp. CB82 contains the following:
- a CDS encoding DUF1522 domain-containing protein; this encodes MSGIVLSASVRQNLLSLQSTADLLATTQSRLSTGKKVNTALDNPTNFFTAQSLDNRASDINNLLDGIANGVQVLQAANTGITSLSKLLDSAKSIANQALQTTVGYSTKSNVSTTIAGATASDLRGTTTYSSTSALTNVLFSGAAGGATAATGSTTLGGTVSTFTAVTAVNDTSAAAITTATKLFDAATGLTTGANTKFTDGTSFTVNGHTITISATAVPAAASAPAGYGVTGNIATDGNGNSIVYTGTSATSSTATVGDLLNAIDVASGAQNAVVASGSATLSTPTGNTAAAITAGKITFTTSTGGDLNITGKADILKALGLTTATGSGNATVSAARTTSSGSLGTLISDGSTLNVNGKTVTFKNAVVPAAANVPTGSSIAGTGSNVVTDGNGNSTVYLQAATVADVLTAVDLATGVQSVKSVASGTATLQTASGATNSSIVAGALHISTGANSDLSITGTGNALASLGLTGSTGTGTAFTASRSAASGGVSGKTLTFSSFNGGTAVNVTFGDGTGGTVKTLDQLNTQLQANNLTATIDANGLLTISATNDYASSTIGSATAGGTIGGTITTALSWSNATAPVADSVAQATRTNLVSQYNNIMTQIDTTSLDASFNGVNLLNGDQLKLVFDETGKSNLSITGVTFNSKGLGLAGLVQGTDFIDNAATNKVLTKLNTASSTLRSEASTLGSNLSVVQVRQDFNKNLINVLQTGSSNLTLADTNEEAANSQALSTRQSIAVSALSLANQSQQSVLQLLR
- a CDS encoding DUF1522 domain-containing protein, translated to MSGIVLSASVRQNLLSLQSTADLLATTQSRLSTGKKVNTALDNPTNFFTAQSLDNRASDINNLLDGIANGVQVLQAANTGITSLSKLLDSAKSIANQALQTTVGYSTKSNVSTTIAGATASDLRGTTTYSSTSALTNVLFSGAAGGATAATGSTTLGGTVSTFTAVTAVNDTSAAAITTATKLFDAATGLTTGANTKFTDGTSFTVNGHTITISATAVPAAASAPAGYGVTGNIATDGNGNSIVYTGTSATSSTATVGDLLNAIDVASGAQNAVVASGSATLSTPTGNTAAAITAGKITFTTSTGGDLNITGKADILKALGLTTATGSGNATVSAARTTSSGSLGTLISDGSTLNVNGKTVTFKNAVVPAAANVPTGSSIAGTGSNVVTDGNGNSTVYLQAATVADVLTAVDLATGVQSVKSVASGTATLQTASGATNSSIVAGALHISTGANSDLSITGSGNALASLGLTGSTGTGTAFTASRSAASGSISGKTLTFSSFNGGTAVNVTFGDGTNGTVKTLDQLNTKLQANNLAATIDANGLLTISATNDYASSTIGSAVAGGGIGGTITTALTWTNATTPTVDAVAQATRSNLVSQYNNIMSQIDTTSVDSSFNGVNLLNGDQLKLVFDETAKSSLSITGVTFNSKGLGLAGLVQGTDFIDNAATNKVLVNLNAASSTLRSEASTLGSNLSVVQVRQDFNKNLINVLQTGSSNLTLADTNEEAANSQALSTRQSIAVSALSLANQSQQSVLQLLR
- the flbT gene encoding flagellar biosynthesis repressor FlbT → MALKVELRPHERIIVGNCVITNTDQRARLLIDGENVPILRERDILTPETADTPAKLVYLAVQLMYISPDPQSQHGTYFNLVREIMSAVPSSWPIIEGINNNIMSGDLYRALKEARKLIAYEAKLKDQYDATHPKDGVSSAA